The proteins below come from a single Chiloscyllium punctatum isolate Juve2018m chromosome 20, sChiPun1.3, whole genome shotgun sequence genomic window:
- the LOC140491855 gene encoding protocadherin-10-like isoform X1, whose product MASPWLKWQVIICMISSCVWDRVVGQIRYSIPEELKHGAFVGNIADDLGLNVRELSARRFRIVPGANTQFLEVNLENGVLFVNEKMDREQLCELSPSCFLHLEIVIENPLELYRVEVEILDVNDNSPGFPWREFRLEIAESVALGARFPLESAHDPDVGTNSLQTYRLSPNPYFSLEVQTRSERSKFPVLVLDMPLDRESQGLHQLVLTALDGGFPERSGTALLTVVVLDVNDNAPVFDQAVYTVCLVENAPRNTLVIKLNATDFDQGSNGEVTYSFSHHAPVRLRQLFRVEPRTGEIRVQGVVDYEEASVYEIYIQAKDNGPHTAAVHCTVVVEVIDVNDNAPEVTLTSVSSPVREDALPGTVIALISVSDRDSGANGKTSCRIPAHVPFKLQSSFKNYYTLVTSERLDRESVLEYNVSLTVTDSGSPPLSTVKTIPVKVSDVNDNAPRFAHPSYTVYLMENNAPGASICSVSALDPDLEQNAYVSYCILNSKIRGTPISTYVSINLNTGNLYALRSFDYEQLKKFQVWVQAWDAGFPSLHNNVTVNVIILDQNDNAPAIVSPLPLNGSAERVPRSADPGYPVAKVTAVDADSGQNSRLSYQLYRATEPGLFSIGPFTGEIRTSRRFEEHDSRQQRLVVHVIDHGKPPLSSSVTINVFIVDSLPEDISDLSEGPQGIEYFSEFNLYLIVSLGSISFVFLVAIIALISIKCHRGSRHGTLGRRCSLSASCCCCCCLRRKPSRAVLNNSHTNFQLPPSVKGPPSCMEVGGSGSLSQTYCYKVCLSPESAKTDLMFLKPYSSPTPAAGANSKLAQPYVSAWRRQISGGTNGTTNGSSEATCNLHCHVLNETSHNGGNQLLKQRLQIFSTNYSNHNGIIIRQYPRSGQSRSVCEVWTIWNHDQAIERTYNIMRCVPCLPSSRPING is encoded by the coding sequence ATGGCAAGTCCCTGGTTAAAATGGCAAGTGATTATCTGCATGATATCGAGCTGCGTTTGGGATCGGGTGGTCGGGCAGATTCGGTACTCGATTCCCGAAGAATTGAAGCACGGGGCGTTCGTTGGGAATATCGCCGACGATTTGGGATTGAATGTGAGGGAACTGTCGGCTCGCAGGTTTCGCATCGTCCCTGGTGCCAACACGCAGTTCCTGGAGGTGAACCTGGAGAACGGGGTCCTCTTTGTCAATGAGAAGATGGACAGGGAACAGCTCTGTGAGCTGAGCCCGAGCTGCTTCCTGCATTTGGAGATTGTGATTGAAAACCCACTGGAGCTGTACCGGGTGGAAGTGGAGATCCTGGATGTGAATGACAATTCTCCCGGGTTCCCGTGGAGGGAGTTCCGTTTGGAAATCGCCGAGTCGGTGGCTCTCGGGGCGCGTTTCCCGCTGGAGAGCGCGCACGATCCCGATGTGGGCACCAATTCCCTCCAAACTTACCGGCTCAGTCCTAACCCGTACTTCAGCCTGGAGGTGCAGACCCGCAGCGAGCGCAGCAAATTCCCGGTGCTGGTACTGGACATGCCTCTGGACCGGGAGAGCCAAGGGCTCCACCAGTTGGTTCTGACTGCCCTGGACGGTGGATTCCCGGAGAGATCCGGTACCGCTCTGCTCACCGTGGTGGTCCTTGACGTTAATGACAACGCTCCGGTCTTTGACCAGGCTGTGTACACGGTCTGCCTGGTGGAGAACGCTCCGAGAAACACTTTGGTGATTAAACTTAACGCCACCGACTTCGACCAAGGCTCGAATGGAGAGGTGACTTACTCCTTCAGTCACCATGCGCCAGTGAGATTGCGCCAATTATTCCGGGTAGAGCCTCGAACGGGCGAGATTCGGGTCCAGGGGGTGGTGGATTATGAAGAGGCGAGTGTTTACGAGATTTACATCCAGGCTAAGGATAACGGTCCCCACACGGCGGCTGTCCATTgcacggtggtggtggaggttatTGATGTCAATGATAATGCCCCCGAGGTCACCCTCACCTCTGTCTCTAGCCCGGTCCGGGAGGACGCTTTACCGGGGACCGTCATCGCCCTGATCAGTGTCAGCGACCGGGATTCCGGAGCTAACGGGAAAACCAGCTGCCGCATCCCGGCTCATgtccctttcaaactccaatcCTCTTTCAAGAACTATTACACCCTGGTCACCAGCGAGCGGCTGGACCGCGAGAGCGTGCTGGAGTATAACGTGAGTTTAACAGTCACCGATTCCGGCTCGCCTCCACTTTCCACCGTTAAAACCATCCCGGTGAAGGTTTCAGATGTGAACGACAACGCGCCCCGCTTTGCCCACCCATCCTACACCGTTTACCTGATGGAGAATAACGCGCCGGGCGCCTCTATCTGCTCGGTGTCCGCCCTGGACCCAGACCTGGAGCAGAACGCCTATGTGTCCTACTGCATCTTGAACAGCAAGATCAGGGGCACCCCGATCTCCACGTACGTCTCCATCAACCTGAACACGGGCAACCTGTACGCGCTGCGCTCCTTCGACTATGAGCAGCTGAAGAAGTTCCAGGTGTGGGTTCAGGCTTGGGACGCCGGTTTCCCGTCCCTTCACAACAACGTGACGGTGAACGTGATCATCCTGGACCAGAACGACAACGCGCCGGCCATCGTCTCCCCGCTGCCGCTGAACGGCTCGGCCGAGAGGGTGCCCCGTTCCGCCGACCCCGGTTACCCGGTGGCCAAGGTGACGGCAGTGGACGCGGATTCGGGCCAGAACTCGCGGCTCTCTTACCAGCTGTACCGAGCCACCGAGCCCGGGCTGTTCAGCATCGGCCCGTTCACCGGGGAGATCCGCACCAGCCGCCGGTTTGAAGAGCACGACTCCCGGCAGCAGAGGCTGGTGGTCCATGTTATAGACCACGGGAAACCCCCGCTGTCCAGCTCGGTCACCATTAACGTCTTCATCGTCGACAGTCTCCCTGAGGATATCTCAGACTTGAGCGAGGGACCACAGGGCATCGAGTACTTCTCGGAGTTCAACCTTTATCTGATCGTCTCCCTGGGCTCCATCTCCTTCGTCTTCCTGGTGGCTATTATCGCCTTGATCTCTATTAAGTGTCACCGAGGGAGCAGACACGGGACGCTGGGCAGGCGCTGCTCGCTGAGCGccagttgttgttgttgttgctgtctGCGGAGGAAACCCTCTCGGGCCGTCCTCAATAACTCTCACACCAACTTCCAGCTGCCTCCCAGTGTCAAAGGGCCGCCCAGCTGTATGGAGGTCGGCGGCAGCGGCTCTCTCTCCCAGACCTATTGCTACAAGGTGTGCTTGAGCCCCGAATCGGCTAAGACCGACTTAATGTTCCTCAAACCGTACAGTTCACCCACTCCCGCGGCGGGCGCTAACTCGAAGCTTGCTCAACCCTACGTGAGTGCGTGGAGGAGGCAAATCTCAGGTGGGACAAACGGGACAACGAATGGCTCCAGCGAG
- the LOC140491855 gene encoding protocadherin-10-like isoform X2 yields the protein MASPWLKWQVIICMISSCVWDRVVGQIRYSIPEELKHGAFVGNIADDLGLNVRELSARRFRIVPGANTQFLEVNLENGVLFVNEKMDREQLCELSPSCFLHLEIVIENPLELYRVEVEILDVNDNSPGFPWREFRLEIAESVALGARFPLESAHDPDVGTNSLQTYRLSPNPYFSLEVQTRSERSKFPVLVLDMPLDRESQGLHQLVLTALDGGFPERSGTALLTVVVLDVNDNAPVFDQAVYTVCLVENAPRNTLVIKLNATDFDQGSNGEVTYSFSHHAPVRLRQLFRVEPRTGEIRVQGVVDYEEASVYEIYIQAKDNGPHTAAVHCTVVVEVIDVNDNAPEVTLTSVSSPVREDALPGTVIALISVSDRDSGANGKTSCRIPAHVPFKLQSSFKNYYTLVTSERLDRESVLEYNVSLTVTDSGSPPLSTVKTIPVKVSDVNDNAPRFAHPSYTVYLMENNAPGASICSVSALDPDLEQNAYVSYCILNSKIRGTPISTYVSINLNTGNLYALRSFDYEQLKKFQVWVQAWDAGFPSLHNNVTVNVIILDQNDNAPAIVSPLPLNGSAERVPRSADPGYPVAKVTAVDADSGQNSRLSYQLYRATEPGLFSIGPFTGEIRTSRRFEEHDSRQQRLVVHVIDHGKPPLSSSVTINVFIVDSLPEDISDLSEGPQGIEYFSEFNLYLIVSLGSISFVFLVAIIALISIKCHRGSRHGTLGRRCSLSASCCCCCCLRRKPSRAVLNNSHTNFQLPPSVKGPPSCMEVGGSGSLSQTYCYKVCLSPESAKTDLMFLKPYSSPTPAAGANSKLAQPYVSAWRRQISGGTNGTTNGSSETIMA from the coding sequence ATGGCAAGTCCCTGGTTAAAATGGCAAGTGATTATCTGCATGATATCGAGCTGCGTTTGGGATCGGGTGGTCGGGCAGATTCGGTACTCGATTCCCGAAGAATTGAAGCACGGGGCGTTCGTTGGGAATATCGCCGACGATTTGGGATTGAATGTGAGGGAACTGTCGGCTCGCAGGTTTCGCATCGTCCCTGGTGCCAACACGCAGTTCCTGGAGGTGAACCTGGAGAACGGGGTCCTCTTTGTCAATGAGAAGATGGACAGGGAACAGCTCTGTGAGCTGAGCCCGAGCTGCTTCCTGCATTTGGAGATTGTGATTGAAAACCCACTGGAGCTGTACCGGGTGGAAGTGGAGATCCTGGATGTGAATGACAATTCTCCCGGGTTCCCGTGGAGGGAGTTCCGTTTGGAAATCGCCGAGTCGGTGGCTCTCGGGGCGCGTTTCCCGCTGGAGAGCGCGCACGATCCCGATGTGGGCACCAATTCCCTCCAAACTTACCGGCTCAGTCCTAACCCGTACTTCAGCCTGGAGGTGCAGACCCGCAGCGAGCGCAGCAAATTCCCGGTGCTGGTACTGGACATGCCTCTGGACCGGGAGAGCCAAGGGCTCCACCAGTTGGTTCTGACTGCCCTGGACGGTGGATTCCCGGAGAGATCCGGTACCGCTCTGCTCACCGTGGTGGTCCTTGACGTTAATGACAACGCTCCGGTCTTTGACCAGGCTGTGTACACGGTCTGCCTGGTGGAGAACGCTCCGAGAAACACTTTGGTGATTAAACTTAACGCCACCGACTTCGACCAAGGCTCGAATGGAGAGGTGACTTACTCCTTCAGTCACCATGCGCCAGTGAGATTGCGCCAATTATTCCGGGTAGAGCCTCGAACGGGCGAGATTCGGGTCCAGGGGGTGGTGGATTATGAAGAGGCGAGTGTTTACGAGATTTACATCCAGGCTAAGGATAACGGTCCCCACACGGCGGCTGTCCATTgcacggtggtggtggaggttatTGATGTCAATGATAATGCCCCCGAGGTCACCCTCACCTCTGTCTCTAGCCCGGTCCGGGAGGACGCTTTACCGGGGACCGTCATCGCCCTGATCAGTGTCAGCGACCGGGATTCCGGAGCTAACGGGAAAACCAGCTGCCGCATCCCGGCTCATgtccctttcaaactccaatcCTCTTTCAAGAACTATTACACCCTGGTCACCAGCGAGCGGCTGGACCGCGAGAGCGTGCTGGAGTATAACGTGAGTTTAACAGTCACCGATTCCGGCTCGCCTCCACTTTCCACCGTTAAAACCATCCCGGTGAAGGTTTCAGATGTGAACGACAACGCGCCCCGCTTTGCCCACCCATCCTACACCGTTTACCTGATGGAGAATAACGCGCCGGGCGCCTCTATCTGCTCGGTGTCCGCCCTGGACCCAGACCTGGAGCAGAACGCCTATGTGTCCTACTGCATCTTGAACAGCAAGATCAGGGGCACCCCGATCTCCACGTACGTCTCCATCAACCTGAACACGGGCAACCTGTACGCGCTGCGCTCCTTCGACTATGAGCAGCTGAAGAAGTTCCAGGTGTGGGTTCAGGCTTGGGACGCCGGTTTCCCGTCCCTTCACAACAACGTGACGGTGAACGTGATCATCCTGGACCAGAACGACAACGCGCCGGCCATCGTCTCCCCGCTGCCGCTGAACGGCTCGGCCGAGAGGGTGCCCCGTTCCGCCGACCCCGGTTACCCGGTGGCCAAGGTGACGGCAGTGGACGCGGATTCGGGCCAGAACTCGCGGCTCTCTTACCAGCTGTACCGAGCCACCGAGCCCGGGCTGTTCAGCATCGGCCCGTTCACCGGGGAGATCCGCACCAGCCGCCGGTTTGAAGAGCACGACTCCCGGCAGCAGAGGCTGGTGGTCCATGTTATAGACCACGGGAAACCCCCGCTGTCCAGCTCGGTCACCATTAACGTCTTCATCGTCGACAGTCTCCCTGAGGATATCTCAGACTTGAGCGAGGGACCACAGGGCATCGAGTACTTCTCGGAGTTCAACCTTTATCTGATCGTCTCCCTGGGCTCCATCTCCTTCGTCTTCCTGGTGGCTATTATCGCCTTGATCTCTATTAAGTGTCACCGAGGGAGCAGACACGGGACGCTGGGCAGGCGCTGCTCGCTGAGCGccagttgttgttgttgttgctgtctGCGGAGGAAACCCTCTCGGGCCGTCCTCAATAACTCTCACACCAACTTCCAGCTGCCTCCCAGTGTCAAAGGGCCGCCCAGCTGTATGGAGGTCGGCGGCAGCGGCTCTCTCTCCCAGACCTATTGCTACAAGGTGTGCTTGAGCCCCGAATCGGCTAAGACCGACTTAATGTTCCTCAAACCGTACAGTTCACCCACTCCCGCGGCGGGCGCTAACTCGAAGCTTGCTCAACCCTACGTGAGTGCGTGGAGGAGGCAAATCTCAGGTGGGACAAACGGGACAACGAATGGCTCCAGCGAG